The following nucleotide sequence is from Salvia splendens isolate huo1 chromosome 2, SspV2, whole genome shotgun sequence.
tttaaaagaaaattttaaaataagaaatactaaaatattaaagctaaaacaaaactttaattttatatacataaaaagcgataaaagaaacaaagaccaaaaaatgaaggaaaacttttattatattttagatgcatttaattttcatattatcttacacattaaaattttactattaattgAATACACGAACTCATATCAacttgttagagcatccacaacgcgttCCGTCGCCGGCCCGCGTTTCGTTCCGGAGGGACGAAACTGCCGCGGAACGCATTGCAGCGATGAGttccgtccccagcccgtcaccGTGCCGTCCCGTAACCCGTCGTCGCGAGACGCGGGACGGGCTGTCACGCCACGCGCTTTGACGACGTGGCGTgccctgcgtcgtgcgtgacgcccactcgcctgcccgcgagtgggcgtcgtcacgtgctgacgtaataaatcttttttttaaaaaaaaaattaaaaaaaattaaaacagtaatattaccgtttatttatatccgtttttctttttttttaaatttttttctttttttactttataaatactcctaattcatcctcagttcacacacaactacacatctattcttcctaaatcaacttcatttcctctccaattttcatctaacatctcatcaaaaaatgtccggcgatggCAACTTCgccggtggcggctccggcgggtgggatctcaacacgtttaacgattgggagaccatgtacaacacactgggtggttccggttcgtcgacgccgagCACGGCAGGTTCGGCGACgtcgggtgggtaccaaccacccacttttgacgtggatgcatacgctcgtccctccgccccgcggtattcgcagggattatcccagattcgggaggatttccCCGTTGAACACACTctgggagtaggccgaggcgggcgaagctccagggcggagtcGGAGGctggcgaggaggaggaggaggaggagaaagaggaggatctaggccggcatccgtacatcaacaacgaaacgatggcggtgtacaacgcctggatcaccgtctcgtatgatcccatcgtcgggaatcaacaacccaacaagtgcttctgggaaaaggtcaccgagatctaccaccagattaagccgaaaggGTCCCGAaagcgcacatataagatgctccgctcccactttggccgagtcgacaaataggtcaaaaaattctgcggcatctactcgaccgaagcggcgcacactaccaaagcggagcttcgggagccgacattttgagggcggctttgcgcgtctacaaccaggacaccggtAAACAATTcgaatatgttgatatttggcagatcgtcaaggaagaggaaaggtgggccggtggtgtccgctccagctcgggcttaACCTCAAAgtgcacgaagcacacggcgagtggccaatactcgtctggtgaaaccggtgagggcagcggcggacaagaGGGTGCAccgcaggagtttgcgggtacggccgGCGAtgacgggggatccagccgtgggcgccgtcggccgcaagggacgaaggcggctagagcgaggaagggccgaggcgaatcaagccaggcaggctcgggggaggctcgaacacccttatggcggtgtacatgactgccacaatggcggacacttcccgcttctcgccctcccaatacgcggcctggttGAActgaattgtgcatatggcagcacaacttggccttccgactccccctccacctcgaccgtcttcgggggatgattcgtcggcagagttattttttttttattttctttaaatttgtattttaaattatgcaacgtttaattttttaggattttaattgtgtgttttttattttttagaattttaagttgtaattttttttatgtggtgtgttttttattaatgaagtgtgtttgttttaatttaattgggttggaaataaaaataaaaaatgaaattgaataaatagtaatttaaggaataGTTAAGAAACGGATggttgcaggtttcgttccttagttaaggaatggagtaaaaaagtacagtataTTAcgtaaatagtagtttaaggaacgatTATAgcaacaacgttgtggatggacTTATATTTTAGACTAGTAAATTTTAGTTCAAGATAATGTCGGATATATTTAGAGCAAAAAAGGAAATTTAGTCATAGttcttaaattttttattctgattttttgGTAGGAGGTTTATAACTTTATATTACGTgggaattaaaattaaaattaaaattaaaattaaaattaaaattaaaattaaaattaaaatctttGGGCACGCAAATCAAGATGAAGATCTCTTTAGTCATCGCTTTCTCAATTTCCAACCAATCTGAAGAAGAAACATTCTTCAAATTCATAATTTTGTTTCTAAATTCCAATGGATTCAAACCCTGATCCCAAACCCCAAAACCTCAATCTCCCCCCAAAATCCGCACCCAAGAACAACAAGGATTTCCTAATCCACCTCGAAACCTACTTAGCCAAGCGCGACGGCGTCGACAAACTCCTCAAAATCTCGCGCTACGCCGCCAAGATCGCCCTCGCCTCCTCCCTCCTCCGCCACCACGCCCCGTTCTCCGCCCGCCTTAAATCGTTCGAATCGAGCGTCGGCGTCAGCCGTAAAGCATTCCGCCTCGGCAAATTCGTTCAGGATGTCAACGCTCTCCGCGCGATCGATGTCGCGTCTCACTCCCGCCTCAGCCTGCTCCTCTCCGCCGTCGCCTATGGCGGCGAGGGTTTCTACTATTTCATCGAGCAGCTGGTGTGGCTGGGGAAGGCGGGGCTGATCGACAAGAGGCATCTAAACTTGCTGCAGAAATGGAGCGCGTGGTGCGAGTTTGTTGGCTATTTCGGGAGCGTGAGCTTGAAGGTGATGGAGCTGCGGGAGATCGAGGTGGAGGAGAGGTGCGCAGCGTCTAGCGTGGATGTGGCGGTGGTGAGGGGGATTAAGTGCAGGGAGGAGCAGGAGAGGCTGAGGAAATTGAGGGAAAAGAAGGTGATGAAGCGGCTCTCGGTGGTGCAGGATTTGGCCGATGGGTTGATGGCGCTGGCGGATATCAGAGACGGCGGAGGAGGAGTTCTGGCGTCGCCGCTCTTGCTGTCCTCGGCTGGGATGCTCTCCGCGCTTATTAGTACTCATAAGAATTGGATTTCTTGCTGAGGTATGGCTGTGTGTGATGATGCTCTGGTGTTGTTGTCTATGATCATGATTGGGGAATGTTGCAAAGATGCTTGTTGAGAATAAAATGATTCTTTATACTTAATTATGTGTAGCTTGTAGAATTATTGCATAAAGATTTATTGGGATTAAGATATGTGCTTCATTTTGGTGAAAGTTGAAAGCAGGGTGATTCTTTTGTGTCTACTTTTATTGAAGGGAAAGAAACATTTGTGCGTCCGGACATTCTAGTTAGATTGCATATGAAGTCCATTAATAACGAGTAGGGAGGATGCATTGGAGCATGCCTTTTAATGGAACTGGAAAAGTAGAGCAAGAAATAGAGCTTGTATAATTTCTTTATGTATAGAAGAATTCCTATGTCTTACATTATCCTCCATTGTTGGATTTCGGTCAAAGGTGAAAGTAAAGTGCTTTTTTTTTGTCTCGAATTGAATCTCGAAGGGAAAGAAACTCGTGTTCATCTGGATGTAAGGTGCTTCTGTTCTAGTTCGATTTGGTAAGAGTTTATTACAGTATCTCTGAATGAAGTTCAGTAATCACAACTAGAATGTAAGTAGGGAGGACGCGTTGGTGTGTGTCTCGTAATGGAATTAGAAAGGTAGAGCAAGAAATAGAGTGTGTATAGTTTTCTTGATGTATAGAAGAATTTCTGTCTATATATATGATCAGTTGGGGATTTTGGTAAAGGAGTTGATTCTATAAAGTTCAAATATAGCTATTGTCCCGCAACTTAACTCTAGTCGCTTCTGTGAATCCAGAAATGATTTGTGTATGTATTTCACATAAACATGAAATCAAAGTAGGCGATAAAGTAGCAGGATGACATGGAAATAAAGGTATCATCAACATTGAGCACTAGTAGAAATTTATAGATGAGTCGTGAGTGTACATAAAATCGGTTTTGAccaattattttgttaaaaaaaattataaatggcTAAAATGATGCTTGGTCGCAGGAGccggtgtgtgtgtgtgttgattATACTCATGATAATATGTTGGCATAAGTAGCTTTAGCTTAACGCACGAATACGATGATAAATTGTCTAAAAACAATTCGGATAGAAATAAGAAAgtaaatacaatattatttccaacaaaacaaatgaaaacatcGATTATAGCCGTTCAAAACTACAATGATAGACAAAATTGACATTTTCTCCAATTTCTTGACACAATTATATACTCAATGCTCTTTACATTGAAATAAATAGATTATGTCATAGAAGTAATGAGTTGGCATActttaacataaaaaaaaattccttccTTTAGTTTTCATgttctaaattttgtttttttgcagCAGACGAAAatcaaacacaatttttcaaaCGTCgtcaaatttaaaataaattaataaggaAAATTTTGATTAATCAGGCCAATTCATTCGATTTTAGATCGACACACTCGATCTCAAGCTATCAAGCTTGCAtcaaagatttatttatttatttattccgAATTAGATATTTTCTGCCCTAATCTATCTTTTTCTCGGCCTGTTCAGGCCAAACTCGTTTGTTTCAGGTTTTTTTTACATCCCTAATATGATGCATTAGTATGCATTTAGACCTCAAgcaaaaaagaagaaacataaTTACACAATTTTTCGAAACAAAGATGTATCAAATACTCGTTTTCTAGAGGATGTAAATAAGTTCATGTAAGATATACACACACACTCTGTGATATTTAGCCAAAAAGATTCCAAAATGGATTCAATATTTGCAGCTATTATTGTCCAAATATTGAAGGAAAAGCCATTATACATTTTCCTTTGCAATAATGTTAGGTAAATGCTTGGGACAAAACAACGAAAGCACAGACATCATAATCAAGAGCACATATAGTAGCCTAAGTGGTTACCCGTCACTACGTGAAATTTGGAGGTTGTTGCACATGAACACAACACAGGTTATTTTACAAAGAATGTATGAACCTTTACATGCCTTAGATGAGATTTAGAGAACATATTATTTCTATACATGAGAATCTTGAACAACATGCTCAATGCAATTTGCATTAGCTTAGAATATATGGTACCTCAAGTAC
It contains:
- the LOC121766033 gene encoding peroxisomal membrane protein 11A-like, producing the protein MDSNPDPKPQNLNLPPKSAPKNNKDFLIHLETYLAKRDGVDKLLKISRYAAKIALASSLLRHHAPFSARLKSFESSVGVSRKAFRLGKFVQDVNALRAIDVASHSRLSLLLSAVAYGGEGFYYFIEQLVWLGKAGLIDKRHLNLLQKWSAWCEFVGYFGSVSLKVMELREIEVEERCAASSVDVAVVRGIKCREEQERLRKLREKKVMKRLSVVQDLADGLMALADIRDGGGGVLASPLLLSSAGMLSALISTHKNWISC